One genomic region from Kamptonema formosum PCC 6407 encodes:
- a CDS encoding CHAT domain-containing protein has product MKPERHIYLLVTTFPAPNKTFKKQENAGYRLWDLGKKSSFLLPLASCLLPSLVQAQPIVPAADGTNTTVTPEGNRFNISGGQLSRDGSNLFHSFQRFGLSQGQIANFLSNDTIRNILARVTGGEASVINGLIQLTGGNSNLFLVNPAGIVFGQNAQLNVPASFTATTASGIGFGDNWFQAFGANNYSNLLGTPSAFAFPNSDPGAIVNAGNLRVEAGQNITLIGGSVISIGTLEAPGGTITLAAVPGEKIVRISQEGRLLNLEIAPLSVESGILTPDARNFMPLSLPQMLTGEGSSHATGISVNTDGQVVLTGGMPVQEGAVIVAGNIDASSSDRVPTLHMGGTVEILGDRIFLNSAKIDVSGINGGGTVKIGNGKITTNSEFLNAPEIHVSSDSEIAANGGVNGNGGDITIGRWGGLATTDFKGQISARGGSNSGDGGTIEISGSGTFAGTVDLSATNGNTGSIQLNSENIVVAPDSTDSQQLTDSQKLIIPQTTLENITANADVVIKANNDITINNLGERPINLNPNREARSMAFVADADRNGIGSFSTSNSQSAILTNGAALSISGQNLTIGKINASGGAINLTGNDISFRGGESSISSTGGSILIAPRTAEQAIQIGGVAQNIPNTLNLENSDLAALDNGFKAITIGRLEGRGAITVNAVQVNDPLTLQSPAGTVAVQGEIIAKDDASVTINAQSTTLNANITTNNSDININSAVTLTNDVSLKTGETGGNIAISSTLNSKENAAHNLVLNAGTGNITFKGAVGTGQNQQLGNLSIESANNVQADAVIAAGSVQQSVGVGKTTLGEVQTTAPNGVDITTGGDIQTGNITANAGDIRLTSQTGNVTVGILNSSARVHERSGNINVNAAGHISAGSVISFGFERGGDISLTSKNSGIAVESINAGSKSGNTGSVHVKTAQYFRVLNDETKVENPTLAVHSQQAKVNSPQITDTYASIVQIEQIRSQEIGNKLAVNVKPLNGHNIQASLTTIAQQTGKKPAVIYVVSRPEQLELVLLTPNGKPIFKSIPAANSDALRRQVQKLIGGISHRPDESSANSYLSASQQLYQWLIAPLAEDLEKQKIDTLAFSLDPGMRSLPLAALHDGKQFLVQKYSLGLIPSINLTDTSYQNINNFSVLAMGASQFKDPQVVPLPAVPVELSTITQDRGGRSFLNQEFTLDNLKAQQSRGQFGIIHLATHGSFDPSMPSNSYIQMWDGKLRFEQLRELGKQRLELLVLSACETAFGSQDAELGFAGLAVQSGVKSVLASLWQVDDAGTLGLMSEFYRQLSLQGLTVKAEALRQAQIAMIEGDLRVEGGQLRSTSRGGEAVSLPSSEGQVVANLSHPYYWASFTMIGSPW; this is encoded by the coding sequence ATGAAACCTGAACGTCATATTTATCTGCTAGTAACAACGTTTCCAGCCCCCAATAAAACCTTTAAAAAACAAGAGAATGCTGGCTATCGGTTGTGGGATCTTGGTAAGAAATCCTCTTTTCTACTACCTCTTGCCTCTTGTTTGCTGCCATCTTTAGTACAGGCTCAGCCTATTGTGCCAGCAGCCGACGGTACGAACACTACCGTTACCCCTGAAGGAAATCGCTTCAATATCAGCGGGGGTCAATTATCTAGAGATGGCTCGAATCTGTTTCACAGTTTCCAGCGATTTGGTCTTTCTCAAGGTCAGATTGCAAACTTTCTTTCCAATGACACGATTAGAAATATTTTAGCTCGCGTCACTGGCGGAGAAGCCTCAGTTATTAATGGCTTAATTCAACTTACAGGAGGTAATTCTAACTTATTCTTAGTCAATCCAGCCGGGATTGTATTTGGGCAGAATGCTCAACTGAATGTACCAGCCTCTTTTACCGCTACCACAGCCAGCGGTATTGGATTTGGTGACAACTGGTTTCAGGCTTTTGGGGCTAACAATTACTCAAATTTACTGGGAACACCGAGTGCTTTTGCTTTCCCAAATTCCGATCCAGGGGCGATTGTCAATGCTGGCAATTTGAGAGTCGAAGCAGGTCAGAATATAACCTTGATCGGCGGTAGTGTAATCAGTATCGGCACTTTGGAAGCACCCGGTGGCACTATTACTTTAGCTGCTGTTCCTGGCGAGAAAATAGTACGGATTAGCCAAGAGGGGCGGCTGCTAAATTTAGAAATTGCACCTCTGTCGGTAGAATCAGGAATTTTAACTCCTGATGCCAGAAATTTTATGCCACTTTCTTTGCCGCAAATGTTGACAGGTGAAGGTAGCAGCCATGCAACAGGAATATCAGTTAATACGGACGGGCAAGTGGTACTCACAGGTGGGATGCCTGTGCAGGAGGGGGCGGTAATTGTGGCTGGTAATATAGATGCTTCCAGTTCAGATCGAGTGCCAACTTTACACATGGGAGGAACCGTTGAAATTTTGGGCGATCGCATTTTCCTCAATAGTGCCAAAATTGACGTTTCAGGTATTAATGGTGGCGGCACAGTCAAAATCGGCAATGGGAAAATAACTACTAATTCGGAATTTTTAAATGCACCAGAAATTCATGTCAGTAGCGATTCTGAGATTGCTGCTAACGGTGGAGTTAATGGTAATGGCGGCGACATCACCATCGGTCGATGGGGAGGTTTAGCGACAACTGATTTTAAGGGTCAAATTAGCGCACGCGGTGGCAGCAATTCAGGTGACGGTGGCACTATTGAAATTTCAGGCAGCGGTACTTTTGCCGGCACTGTAGATTTAAGCGCTACCAACGGCAATACTGGCAGCATCCAACTTAATTCTGAAAATATTGTAGTTGCGCCAGATTCAACAGATAGCCAACAATTAACTGACAGCCAAAAACTGATAATTCCTCAAACAACACTGGAAAATATAACCGCTAATGCTGATGTTGTCATCAAGGCTAATAACGATATTACTATTAACAACTTAGGGGAAAGACCGATCAATTTAAACCCTAATCGTGAGGCAAGATCGATGGCATTTGTCGCCGATGCCGATCGCAATGGGATTGGATCGTTTTCTACAAGTAACTCTCAATCGGCAATTTTGACCAATGGAGCCGCACTGAGTATTTCCGGTCAAAATTTAACAATTGGTAAAATAAATGCCAGTGGTGGAGCTATTAACCTGACTGGGAATGATATTAGTTTCAGGGGTGGAGAAAGTTCGATTTCCAGCACTGGCGGCTCGATCTTGATTGCGCCAAGGACGGCAGAACAAGCCATACAAATTGGTGGTGTTGCACAAAATATTCCCAATACCCTAAATCTGGAAAATTCAGATCTGGCAGCTTTGGATAACGGCTTCAAAGCAATTACAATTGGTAGATTAGAAGGTAGAGGTGCAATTACGGTCAATGCGGTGCAAGTAAATGACCCCCTAACCTTACAGTCGCCTGCCGGAACTGTCGCAGTTCAAGGGGAAATTATTGCCAAAGATGATGCCTCTGTGACTATAAATGCACAGTCAACGACGTTGAATGCCAATATTACGACTAACAATAGCGATATTAATATTAATAGTGCAGTAACTCTCACCAATGATGTTTCTTTGAAAACGGGTGAAACTGGCGGAAATATTGCGATTTCCTCGACATTAAACAGTAAAGAAAATGCAGCTCATAACCTAGTCTTAAACGCAGGGACAGGCAATATTACTTTTAAAGGTGCAGTAGGTACTGGCCAAAATCAACAACTAGGAAATCTTTCAATCGAAAGTGCTAACAACGTACAAGCTGATGCAGTTATTGCAGCGGGAAGCGTGCAGCAGTCAGTAGGTGTTGGTAAAACTACTCTTGGTGAAGTACAAACAACAGCTCCTAATGGTGTTGATATTACTACAGGTGGTGACATCCAAACGGGAAATATTACTGCTAATGCCGGTGATATTCGCTTGACAAGTCAAACTGGAAATGTCACCGTTGGTATTCTCAATTCATCTGCAAGAGTGCATGAACGTTCAGGCAATATTAATGTAAATGCTGCTGGTCATATCAGCGCAGGTTCAGTTATTTCCTTTGGCTTTGAACGGGGAGGAGATATCAGTCTCACCAGTAAAAATAGCGGTATTGCAGTGGAATCCATTAATGCTGGAAGTAAAAGCGGTAACACTGGTAGTGTCCATGTAAAAACGGCCCAGTATTTCCGGGTTTTGAATGATGAAACAAAGGTGGAAAATCCTACTTTAGCTGTTCACAGTCAGCAAGCCAAAGTTAACAGTCCACAAATAACTGACACCTACGCTTCGATCGTGCAAATAGAGCAAATTCGCAGTCAGGAAATAGGGAATAAACTTGCCGTTAATGTTAAACCATTGAACGGTCATAATATCCAAGCATCCCTCACTACAATTGCACAGCAAACGGGGAAAAAACCAGCCGTAATTTACGTGGTATCTCGCCCTGAACAGTTAGAATTAGTGTTGCTAACTCCCAATGGTAAGCCGATATTTAAAAGTATACCCGCTGCGAATAGCGATGCACTGCGGCGACAGGTACAAAAGTTAATTGGTGGAATTAGTCACCGTCCTGATGAAAGTAGCGCCAACAGTTATTTAAGTGCTTCTCAACAACTTTATCAGTGGTTAATTGCACCTTTAGCTGAAGATTTAGAAAAGCAGAAAATAGATACTCTGGCTTTTTCTTTAGATCCAGGAATGCGGAGTTTGCCTTTGGCTGCTCTCCACGACGGGAAACAATTTTTAGTGCAAAAGTATAGTCTCGGTTTGATTCCCAGTATTAATTTGACTGATACAAGCTATCAAAATATTAATAATTTCTCGGTTCTAGCAATGGGTGCTTCGCAATTTAAAGACCCGCAAGTTGTACCTTTGCCTGCTGTACCTGTGGAGTTGTCTACAATTACGCAAGATAGGGGCGGTCGTTCTTTCTTAAATCAAGAGTTTACTTTAGATAATCTCAAGGCACAACAATCTAGGGGACAATTTGGAATTATTCACTTAGCAACTCATGGCTCTTTTGACCCAAGTATGCCGAGTAATTCTTATATTCAAATGTGGGATGGAAAACTGCGGTTTGAGCAGTTGCGGGAGTTAGGAAAGCAGCGGTTAGAGTTATTGGTTTTGAGTGCTTGCGAGACGGCTTTTGGTAGTCAAGATGCGGAGTTAGGTTTTGCAGGTTTGGCAGTACAGTCGGGTGTTAAGTCAGTATTGGCGAGTTTATGGCAAGTTGATGATGCTGGTACTTTGGGGTTGATGAGTGAGTTTTATCGCCAGTTGAGTTTGCAAGGGTTGACTGTAAAGGCGGAGGCTTTGAGACAGGCGCAAATTGCAATGATTGAGGGCGATTTGCGCGTGGAGGGAGGGCAGTTGCGAAGTACCAGTCGCGGAGGAGAGGCTGTTAGTTTGCCCTCAAGTGAGGGGCAAGTTGTAGCGAATTTATCACATCCTTATTACTGGGCTTCTTTTACGATGATTGGTAGTCCTTGGTAG
- a CDS encoding DUF2949 domain-containing protein — protein sequence MKSTTEAQLINFLRGELAIPMAAIAIALRHGDRDVSQLPMILWQYGLVSLEQLNTIFDWLATVSN from the coding sequence ATGAAATCTACAACAGAGGCTCAATTGATTAATTTTTTACGAGGGGAATTGGCGATTCCGATGGCTGCGATCGCGATCGCTCTCCGACATGGAGATCGGGATGTTAGCCAATTACCGATGATTCTTTGGCAGTATGGGTTGGTGAGTTTGGAACAGTTAAATACAATCTTTGATTGGTTGGCAACAGTAAGTAATTAA
- the ygfZ gene encoding CAF17-like 4Fe-4S cluster assembly/insertion protein YgfZ produces MIQELRDIQASAGAEFISSVTQANVPVSFGNDAEAILASRQGVILCDRTHWGRLEVSGEDRLRFLHNQSTNNFNILQPGQGCDTVFVTSTARTIDLATAIITEDKVLLLVSPNRRQKLLELLDRYIFPMDKVELKDVTDATATFSLIGPHSNKLLDKLGITGIEGKPYGTHKLIENTTTESSIRVVVGSGLATSGYTIIVDGNQAANLWDKLVQNGAIPAGDRVWEHLRIEQGRPAPDFELTDEYNPLEARLLHTISYDKGCYIGQETIARLNTYKGVKQQLWGLRLSGEAEVGAAVTIGEEKVGKLTSFVVTDDGPFGLAYIRTKAGGEGLKVQVGEIEGEVVDLPFLLSAT; encoded by the coding sequence ATGATTCAAGAATTGCGCGACATTCAAGCATCCGCAGGTGCAGAATTTATTTCCTCAGTTACCCAGGCAAATGTCCCTGTTAGTTTTGGCAATGATGCTGAGGCTATTTTAGCCTCGCGCCAAGGCGTTATCTTGTGCGATCGCACTCACTGGGGACGGTTAGAAGTTTCAGGTGAAGACCGCCTCCGCTTCTTACATAACCAAAGTACCAACAATTTCAATATCCTGCAACCGGGACAAGGCTGTGACACCGTTTTTGTCACCTCTACCGCCCGGACAATCGATCTTGCCACCGCGATTATTACAGAAGATAAAGTTCTGCTGCTAGTTTCCCCTAACCGCCGTCAAAAACTCTTAGAGTTGCTAGATCGATATATTTTCCCAATGGATAAAGTGGAACTTAAAGATGTAACTGATGCTACTGCTACCTTTAGTTTGATTGGGCCCCATAGTAATAAACTATTAGATAAATTGGGGATAACGGGTATTGAAGGCAAACCTTACGGCACTCACAAACTAATAGAAAATACTACCACTGAAAGTAGTATTCGCGTTGTTGTTGGTAGCGGTTTAGCAACTAGCGGCTATACGATTATTGTTGATGGAAACCAGGCAGCAAATCTCTGGGATAAATTAGTACAAAATGGAGCAATTCCCGCAGGCGATCGCGTGTGGGAACACCTGCGAATCGAGCAAGGACGACCAGCTCCCGACTTTGAACTCACAGATGAATATAACCCTCTAGAAGCTCGTCTTTTACATACTATTTCTTATGATAAAGGCTGCTACATCGGTCAAGAAACAATTGCTCGTTTAAATACATATAAAGGAGTGAAACAACAGCTTTGGGGCCTTCGTTTGAGCGGTGAGGCAGAGGTGGGTGCAGCGGTGACAATTGGAGAAGAAAAAGTTGGGAAGCTAACCAGTTTTGTTGTGACTGATGATGGGCCTTTTGGTCTTGCTTATATCCGTACTAAAGCTGGCGGTGAAGGCTTGAAAGTACAGGTAGGAGAAATTGAAGGAGAAGTTGTGGATTTACCCTTTTTGTTGTCGGCGACTTAA
- a CDS encoding transglutaminase-like domain-containing protein encodes MQKFNIGCQLKYNLVQPTTMIFNIQAVKTNSQKILHEELKLEPPLKVEEYISPLEGNRYIRVNATPGDLEIGYRAVVELSHFYADDKAIAEIDPANLPAETFYFLYPSRYCQSDLMAGLAESEFGELQPGYSRVMAICDWIYDKVKYLSGSTNSQTSAYDTATERAGVCRDFAHLGIAFCRALNIPARFVSAYAYKLEPPDFHACFEAYLGDRWYLFDATRLVPLNGIIRIGTGRDAADVSFGTLFGTVEMKEMKVFAEVAEGKASQDDSQGRGNAIAIA; translated from the coding sequence ATGCAAAAATTTAACATTGGCTGTCAACTCAAATATAATCTTGTTCAACCCACAACAATGATATTTAATATCCAGGCAGTCAAGACTAACAGTCAAAAAATTTTACACGAAGAACTCAAATTAGAGCCACCGCTAAAAGTTGAGGAATATATTAGCCCTCTAGAGGGAAACCGCTACATCCGCGTAAATGCAACACCGGGAGATTTAGAAATTGGGTATCGGGCAGTGGTAGAATTATCCCACTTTTATGCTGACGATAAAGCGATCGCAGAAATCGACCCAGCTAATTTGCCTGCGGAAACCTTCTATTTCCTCTATCCTAGCCGCTACTGCCAGTCAGATTTAATGGCGGGTTTGGCTGAGTCTGAGTTTGGAGAGTTACAGCCGGGATATTCGAGAGTAATGGCTATTTGTGATTGGATTTATGATAAAGTAAAATACTTGTCTGGGAGTACAAATTCGCAGACTTCGGCTTACGATACTGCAACTGAAAGAGCCGGCGTATGCCGCGATTTCGCCCATTTAGGAATTGCTTTTTGTCGAGCATTAAATATACCTGCTCGTTTTGTCTCGGCTTATGCTTATAAGCTGGAACCGCCGGATTTTCACGCTTGTTTTGAAGCTTACCTCGGCGATCGCTGGTATTTGTTCGATGCGACGCGGCTTGTACCTCTAAATGGGATTATCCGCATTGGTACGGGTAGGGATGCCGCAGATGTATCTTTTGGGACTCTCTTTGGTACGGTAGAGATGAAAGAGATGAAGGTATTTGCGGAAGTGGCGGAAGGTAAGGCCTCGCAGGATGATTCCCAGGGTAGAGGAAATGCGATCGCTATTGCTTAA
- the infB gene encoding translation initiation factor IF-2, with translation MNNGKVRIYELSRELNLDNKDILAVCEGLNISVKSHSSTITESDAERIRKTAEKYVASHSAPGKPAPPDRAASPSRETGPRSNDPKKQQILEIRRPKVRPGANSKQSGNEENTTPQPSTATPPRLPATQLQPPAKPNINRPIPSKPSANPPGVAPENGGEDSGESNAPAIVPLDVVHHNPPAPVQARATNSPPPPLPKLASPPVRPDDNPNRAPGNQGIRPVLKQAKTDQEQSEAGQSGDHPAKPARPSRGQRSPGGEAPEGLRPRREGSAPTRPQPAQEPRRPGPGRNAPAMPGAIAPNRRGSTSDTAALGDDRDEQEEDTPLVEISLLDRPTLPRPAKKAQVWEEDDEESPDFPGKAAKVAAKGKRTRIKPPIDEDDDDADGGLEMPEPIVVSLSLARPSKPKGFAAPKAAAPVAALAGPSSAKNKKPGAPRDSSSSERGQSRGNRRQATEVKAERPEKLVLSGPMTVQELALALAVAETEIIRRLFSKGMAVSITETLDISAIHVVAEELGIPVETAEKEAEAKKVIEMLSEEDLDNLQRRPPVVTIMGHVDHGKTTLLDSIRKTKVAQGEAGGITQHIGAYHVDVEHEGKMQQVVFLDTPGHEAFTAMRARGARVTDIAVLVVAADDGVRPQTIEAISHAKAAEVPIVVAINKVDKEGAQPERVKQELTQYGLVAEDWGGDTIMVPVSAIQGENLDTLLEMILLVSEVADLHANPNRAAKGTVIEANLDKARGPVATLLVQNGTLRVGDIVVAGSALGKVRAMIDDRGKRVDAAGPSFAVEILGLRDVPRAGDEFDVFQNEKEAAAIAGARVDRARESRLLQGRISLSGFSQQAKEGELKELNLILKGDVQGSVEAIVGALRQLPQKEVQLRLLLAAPGEVTETDVDLAAASAAVIIGFNTTLAAGARQAADREGVDVREYNIIYNLLDDVQGAMEGLLEPELVEEPLGQVEVRTVFPISRGAVAGCYVLSGKIIRNCKVRVRRGGNVLHEGILDSLKRMKDDVKEVNAGYECGISLNAFNSWVEGDIIEAYRMVTKRRTLSQ, from the coding sequence ATGAACAACGGCAAAGTAAGAATTTACGAGTTATCACGGGAACTAAATTTGGATAATAAAGACATCTTGGCGGTTTGTGAGGGGCTCAATATTTCAGTCAAGAGCCACAGCAGCACGATTACAGAATCAGACGCTGAACGTATTCGCAAAACAGCCGAAAAATACGTAGCCAGCCACTCTGCTCCTGGAAAGCCAGCCCCCCCTGACCGGGCTGCTTCCCCGTCTAGAGAAACTGGCCCCCGTTCTAATGACCCCAAAAAACAGCAAATTTTAGAAATACGTAGACCTAAAGTGCGCCCAGGTGCAAATTCTAAGCAGTCCGGCAATGAGGAGAACACAACCCCCCAGCCTTCAACGGCAACTCCCCCCAGACTGCCAGCTACTCAGCTCCAGCCCCCCGCCAAACCCAACATCAATCGACCTATTCCCTCAAAGCCGAGTGCTAATCCCCCTGGAGTTGCGCCGGAAAATGGCGGTGAAGACTCAGGGGAATCAAATGCGCCGGCAATAGTGCCTCTAGATGTAGTTCACCACAACCCTCCGGCTCCAGTACAGGCGAGGGCGACAAATTCACCTCCGCCGCCGTTGCCGAAACTCGCATCTCCACCAGTTAGACCCGATGACAATCCGAACCGCGCCCCAGGAAATCAGGGGATTCGGCCGGTACTCAAACAGGCAAAAACTGACCAAGAGCAGTCAGAAGCGGGACAATCCGGGGATCACCCCGCCAAACCAGCCCGGCCCAGCCGCGGCCAGCGATCGCCTGGAGGTGAAGCTCCAGAAGGTTTGAGACCGCGCCGGGAAGGTTCAGCTCCCACTCGGCCGCAACCCGCTCAGGAACCAAGACGACCGGGCCCAGGGAGAAATGCTCCCGCGATGCCAGGTGCGATCGCACCCAATCGCCGGGGTAGTACCAGTGACACAGCCGCTCTTGGAGATGACCGCGACGAACAGGAAGAAGATACGCCGCTAGTCGAAATATCTCTGCTAGATCGGCCAACTCTGCCGCGTCCCGCGAAAAAAGCCCAGGTATGGGAAGAAGACGACGAAGAAAGCCCAGATTTTCCAGGTAAGGCAGCCAAAGTGGCAGCCAAGGGCAAACGCACTCGCATTAAACCGCCGATCGACGAAGACGACGATGATGCCGATGGTGGTTTGGAAATGCCAGAACCGATCGTGGTCAGCCTTTCCTTAGCGAGACCCTCTAAGCCCAAAGGCTTCGCCGCACCTAAAGCAGCCGCTCCTGTGGCAGCTTTAGCAGGCCCATCCTCTGCCAAAAATAAAAAACCGGGAGCACCACGAGACTCTAGTAGTTCCGAGCGCGGTCAAAGTCGAGGGAACCGCCGCCAAGCGACGGAAGTTAAGGCAGAACGCCCAGAAAAACTGGTACTCAGCGGGCCGATGACTGTTCAAGAACTGGCCCTCGCCCTTGCCGTTGCTGAAACTGAAATTATCAGGCGGCTGTTCTCTAAAGGAATGGCAGTCAGCATCACGGAAACTCTTGACATTTCCGCGATTCACGTCGTCGCTGAAGAGTTGGGTATCCCGGTGGAAACCGCCGAGAAAGAAGCCGAAGCCAAGAAAGTAATTGAAATGCTTTCTGAGGAAGATTTGGACAACCTGCAACGCCGTCCGCCTGTAGTGACGATCATGGGTCACGTCGATCACGGTAAAACTACTTTGCTCGACTCGATTCGCAAAACGAAGGTGGCTCAGGGAGAAGCAGGAGGTATTACCCAACACATCGGTGCTTATCACGTAGACGTGGAACACGAAGGCAAGATGCAGCAGGTAGTATTCTTGGATACTCCTGGTCACGAAGCTTTCACCGCTATGCGGGCGCGCGGGGCACGGGTGACAGATATCGCCGTGCTAGTAGTAGCGGCTGACGATGGGGTAAGACCTCAGACGATTGAAGCGATCAGCCACGCCAAAGCTGCCGAAGTGCCAATTGTTGTGGCAATTAACAAAGTAGACAAGGAAGGCGCTCAACCGGAGCGCGTCAAGCAGGAACTCACCCAGTACGGCTTGGTTGCAGAAGACTGGGGTGGAGATACGATTATGGTGCCGGTCAGTGCTATCCAAGGGGAAAACCTGGATACGCTCTTGGAGATGATTCTCCTGGTATCAGAAGTGGCAGACCTCCATGCCAACCCAAACCGCGCTGCTAAGGGAACGGTGATTGAAGCTAACCTCGATAAGGCAAGAGGGCCAGTGGCGACGCTGCTGGTACAAAATGGCACCCTGCGGGTAGGAGATATTGTTGTTGCTGGCTCCGCTTTGGGTAAGGTGCGGGCGATGATTGATGACCGAGGTAAGCGGGTAGATGCCGCTGGCCCGTCCTTTGCAGTCGAAATCTTGGGTCTGCGAGATGTTCCCCGTGCTGGGGATGAGTTCGATGTCTTCCAAAATGAAAAGGAAGCTGCTGCGATCGCGGGAGCGAGAGTAGATAGAGCCAGAGAATCTCGTCTGTTACAAGGACGGATCAGTCTCAGCGGTTTCTCCCAACAGGCCAAGGAAGGAGAACTCAAGGAACTCAATTTGATCCTCAAGGGAGATGTCCAAGGGTCAGTCGAGGCGATCGTGGGAGCCCTGCGACAACTACCTCAGAAAGAAGTGCAGCTTAGATTGCTACTAGCTGCACCTGGAGAAGTTACGGAGACAGACGTTGACCTAGCCGCAGCCAGTGCAGCCGTGATTATTGGCTTCAACACTACCCTCGCCGCCGGTGCGCGTCAAGCTGCCGATCGCGAAGGTGTAGATGTCCGGGAGTACAACATCATTTACAACCTCTTGGACGACGTTCAAGGGGCAATGGAAGGTCTGCTGGAACCGGAACTGGTAGAAGAACCTCTAGGCCAAGTGGAAGTCAGAACTGTATTCCCCATCAGTCGCGGGGCTGTGGCTGGCTGTTATGTCCTTTCTGGCAAAATTATTCGCAATTGTAAGGTGCGGGTACGCCGAGGAGGTAATGTCCTTCATGAAGGCATACTGGATTCCCTCAAGCGGATGAAGGATGATGTTAAGGAAGTCAACGCAGGCTACGAATGCGGTATTTCCCTCAATGCCTTTAACAGTTGGGTGGAAGGCGACATTATTGAAGCCTACCGTATGGTGACGAAGCGACGGACGCTTTCTCAATAG
- a CDS encoding YlxR family protein, translating into MKPNYRRCISCRKLGPKEAFWRLVRLYPCHQVQLDMGMGRSAYLCPEAECLKAAQKKNRLGRSLKASVSNEMYQTLWQRLATPSPPSHTLSAGPFTQTPSRGSEEFPAEPAPKPRSDPPTSLKRFVSD; encoded by the coding sequence ATGAAACCCAACTACCGCCGCTGCATCAGTTGCAGAAAATTAGGGCCAAAAGAAGCATTTTGGCGATTAGTCAGGCTCTATCCTTGTCATCAGGTACAATTAGATATGGGTATGGGTCGTTCTGCCTACCTGTGCCCGGAAGCAGAGTGCCTCAAAGCAGCTCAAAAAAAAAATCGACTTGGGCGATCGCTCAAAGCATCTGTGTCTAACGAAATGTACCAAACACTTTGGCAACGTTTAGCCACCCCTTCCCCACCCTCCCATACGCTGTCTGCCGGGCCCTTCACACAAACCCCATCTAGGGGTAGTGAAGAATTTCCAGCAGAGCCAGCACCAAAACCCCGATCCGATCCACCCACCAGTCTTAAAAGATTTGTGTCAGATTAG